Within Cyprinus carpio isolate SPL01 chromosome A11, ASM1834038v1, whole genome shotgun sequence, the genomic segment GTGCACAATGATACAGTATGTCCTTATCAAACATtagtgaaaataaaagaaaaaagctttTACCAGTGTGCTTGTGTCCACAAATgggtaaaaatagtgaaatatccTGAATTTTCTATTCAGGAAGACTGAACACTATATAAGATCAGTTTCCCAGTGTCACAGTTGACTTTCtatcatatgtgtgtgttgttctttGTGTAATGttcaaaaatagtattttcttcaTTAAGGGAAGAAGTCGCAAAAACAGTAGAGAAAACATGCATTCCTCATATAGCagtattaaaaagaataaaaacaatagatTCTAAACTTGCTTTTGTACAATGTCAAAACAATTTCTTATACATCTTTTGTCTAAAAGGTGAGACAGACATAGGATTTGATTGTATGTCCTAAAACTACTGGTACCAGCACTAGAAATGTATGGAAAGAGTCCTTGATAAAAACATAACGTACAAGTTTggacaaacacataaaacacattgcaatacatttaataatacttttgacTGTCCTCAGTGAGTGGCTCCTATAGGACGTCTGTGGAGTGTCGCATGTAACCGAGCTGGAATGTGCCACAGCATTTTCCCCTCAAGCTTAGGATTGTTTATAGGTTACTCGAAAACACTTAACTGTGTAAATCCGAAATAAAAGCTGCTCACAAAACCACACTTTTATGgtataaaatcagaaaaaaaaaatagtcttgcGACACCGTTCGTCGTTCAAAACACCCGCTTGTagattcaaaaagtgaaacgCACTACTATCATCTTTAACCCCAgattttgagttcatttttgcTACGATGTATGCTTATTGAACATTCATCTCCATCAAAATGTTTCAAGTaaacaaatgagatttaaaatgtcagtGATCTTTAAAGTATTATGTGACCAGAGGAACAAAAAGTAACTCAAAGATCATTCGGTTTTGTACCATTTagccaaaaaattacatttgaatgttatacgtcttttgaattgaatttaatctgCTGTTTTGTCATATCACAGATTTCAGGTTTTAGTCAACCAAATCAGTAACATTTCCAAATGATAATTTTTGAAATCTGAAATCTTTATAGCTTtactaaaagttttaaaaagttttacctTAACAGCAGAAAAATGTGTATTCACGCACATTAAACAGTGggcaacacaaaaataatgacaccTGCCATCGTCTACGGCTGCTTTTGAACCCTTTCCTCCTGTCCTATATGCGAGGATTTTAACGACAGCATCCTGTGCCTGAGTTAGAAACCCTTAATGATGCAATAGGCCTCCATGGAGGAGAAGATGATGTACATCAGCCAGAGACTGAAAAACAGTGTTGTGGTTAGGATTTTGGGAGTCTGGGGGCCACCCAGTTCCCCTCCGATCTCGGGCCGGCGGCGGTACATGAGGACGGCAACACAGATGAAGGCAAAGATGGTGAAAAGGGTGACGGAGAATGCCAGCGTGCCGGGGTCCACTCTGAAATACTCGCCATGTGCCTGGTGAAATATGGCAGCGATTGACCAGGCCAATCCAATGCCCAGAAAGACGTTCACAGCGTTGCTGCCCGTCACATTGCCAATGGAGGCGTCAGCGTACTGATCCTGGATGGCTGCCACCTTACTAGCGaatgtgtctgtttttgaagTGATtcggagagaaagacagaaagaatgaaATATATTCAGGCTGCAAAAAATAGATAGCAATAAATGGATGATTCTTGTATGAATCGTTGtatgaaacatgcaaaaaaattacaataaaaaaagtttactattttaatataatacaatataaaatatcatttatttctctaatagcaaagctgaattttcagccaccATTACCAGTCTTCTTCaacatcacatgatccttcagaaataattttaatatgtagctttgttgctcaagaaacatttcttatcaatgttcaaaatatttttaaggattttaagcatttatttgaaatattttttacaacattataaatgtctttactctcaaaTACATccttttaatgcatccttgttgaataaaaatattaatttctttttttttaacaacttactgacctcaaacttttaaatagtagtgtgtgtgtgtatttatatacttcATAGTTGTGCATTATTTTTGCTGTAATACTGTAAACATCATTAccaaaaaataatagaaaagaatGGAAAAACTTGCATTGGTATGAACCATTAAATTAATGAACATTTGGGgagaaaatgtgcttaactgtcatgaaatgtaatgtcataattcacAAAATCTTAATAGTCCAAAAAACAGGTTTGAATTTTTTCttgaattcaaatatattttattttaattagatttggGGGTGAAATGCGACTTAAACATGTTTTCAAGTACCTGGAACAGAGGTTCCCAGCGCCACAAACACAACTGCAGTAACAGAGTCTTTCAGGCCAATAGTGCATCCAAAATGGGATGCCAGGTCTCCAATGAACGCAGTGAGGATGCCAATCACGATGATGGACACGATGAAACACGCCCAGCCATTCCAGTAATCAGTGGGTGGCACAAACGCAAACAGAACCTTCCAGAACACAGTCAGGAAGTGCATGACGTAGTCAAAGCAAGATGGCATTTTTTCTTCCCcacactcatcatcatcatcgtcccctcggaggagaaaaaaaaaagagaggagatTTGAATTatggattgtttgtttgttttctgtgaagAGACAGACTGTCCTCTTACTCCAGGGAACATCAGTGTGCATATCACTGTTACACAGAACCACTGACACCATTCAATCTTATAAATCAGAGGAGGCAGAACCGGAATAACATGAAGCTCAGAGGACTGGAAGTCCAGTACCATTTGTGTTTCACCAAAAATCACACTTCTTAAAACATATCAGAACAGTCATAATTTAAAAGACTTATTTAACGCACAAAAAATGTATTGTGCAGCCCAGCTCATACCAGGTAACTATTTGAACAATAAAGGGAGGAACAATAAGAGACGGTGCTATATTGTGAATGTAAAGGGCATTATTAGATGcgttattagattattattactaAACGCTTTATCAGCATTTACACTGTCCATGGTACAAAAaccattataaattattttaattgatttagaaaataacaataatgatttttaaatgaatttgaaattAGAATTccatatttacattaattttcaCATACtcataaattatgtaaacaatatttcatatcatttatatttatataaaaataaattatttagtttataaaaatacaaatataattgttACTGTCATgtaaaacaaagacaataaattattatttttaaaatgatttagttaattgattaataattaatttaatatttcagattataatatagtgttcatttaatatttaataatattcatttcatatttaataataatgaattgtaatgaatttaaatgtataattccatatttacatttattttacatatatacatttatatttctatatttacttttataaaatattttaaacaaaacattttttaattatttattgtataactttttaaatattcacaagttttaaatataatattatacatagcTTTTTGTGTATAATATTTACAACTATAAGTTTTTCAcatcatatacatttattttttttcatcaaatgttaagtttaataaaaaagatCAGTGATTcttttacattaatacagttaattTCGGTTCACAACTACAGCACTGCAGAGTAAGGCAGCGCTCTTTAAACCTAATGTctaattatgagaaatatttcCCAGGAATTTAGATTATGATctccctctcactctctcctctcGGCTCAGGCTGCACTAACAAGCTCTGTCAACTTCAGTCAAGCCTGTCAGAATGAGTGCTAGTGTATGCGTCGGTCTGCATGTGCGTGTGTGGCAAAAGATACAGAGTCACCCAGCATTGTGTCCACACATTCCTTATTAATATTCTGCACTACATGACAAAAGACACTTCAAAAACCGTGTGCATGGAGGGTGAAATCAAAAGGCCTTGACATTTTAGAGATGAGAATGGCTCTGGCCTGTGTTGGTTATGCTTATAGTAAGCTTGACTTATGGCAGAAGAATTCTGggtaaaaagaaatgcataagaAACACATTTGATGTCTTTTTGTTGCCCCCTGCACCTAAAATGCACTTGTTTCCCCCAGGAAACAAGgctaaataacttttataatttttcatctATAGAAATTGCATCTTAAcataagaatttttagatatttgtacttgacataaacaaaaatactcaTCAAAAATACTAAACATTGCTTATGCTTTAAAAAGGGGAGGAGAGCGTAAGAAACTTGGTTTACCGAGGAAAACCTACTCCTGACCAGGTTAGGTTCATGGAGTAAGTTACCACAGTGACTGACTCTGAATATTTGTTTCGTACTCTATACTGAGATAAACTggttgtgacgagtggggcggggccgagagtcgtgggaacggagcgaggccggtggagtgattgggaaatgagcgaacactcaaataaaactttaatgacaaaataaacataaaacagcgcgacagcccctcacggacgactgccgcgcacaaacaaaaaccaaaccacaaaataaagcccaggcctggtcctctctcgtccttcactgtcgtcgctcctcttttgtatcctcccaatctcctccgtgggactcgagaccggtgagtggagcaggtgttgctcatttcccaatcactccaccggcctcgctccgttcccacggctctcggccccgccccactcgtcacactggTTCTTACCCAACTTTATACTGAGGGCTGTTTGCTCTTgaggaaaaaaagcaaattttgatTATCTTCTCTCTCCGGCACTGCTA encodes:
- the LOC109081696 gene encoding sodium/calcium exchanger 1-like isoform X9, yielding MSERKAMLLHECGGFVKTDKKLYGRDVYRKVQGRDKPIPSTIISITEDGEEENLTKKEKDERRIAEMGRPTLGEHVKLEVIIEESYEFKNTVDKLIKKTNLALLVGTNSWRDQFVDAITVSSGDDDDDECGEEKMPSCFDYVMHFLTVFWKVLFAFVPPTDYWNGWACFIVSIIVIGILTAFIGDLASHFGCTIGLKDSVTAVVFVALGTSVPDTFASKVAAIQDQYADASIGNVTGSNAVNVFLGIGLAWSIAAIFHQAHGEYFRVDPGTLAFSVTLFTIFAFICVAVLMYRRRPEIGGELGGPQTPKILTTTLFFSLWLMYIIFSSMEAYCIIKGF